A window of Paraburkholderia megapolitana genomic DNA:
ACAGTCAGTTGATGCCGGCGAGTCGCTGTACACGATCTCGACTGACCTGCGAAGCACGGCGGAGGGTGACACACAGGCCGCGCTCATCCAGGGGGCACTGCAACGCAAGGAGTCTCTACAGCAGGAAATCGACAAGACCCGCATCTTGCAGGCCGACGAGCGCGCTACATTGCAGTCAAAAATCATCAGTCTGCGTGCCGAGCTTGTGGGCGTTGAGAGCCAACTGGTTGCGCAGCGCACACGCACATCCCTTGCCGCAGATGCAACCACCCGCTACGAGAATCTGCTTTCCAAAGATTACATTTCGAAGGATCAGGCACAGCAGCGCGAGGCAGATCTCCTTGATCAGCAATCAAAGCTCGAAAGTCTGGAGCGCGACCGTACAGGTTTGATGCAATCATTGCAGGAGGCAAACAGTAACCTTGCTGAGTCGACGCTTCAGCATCAGAACCAGATCGCGCAGATGCAGCGTGAAGTCATCGGTGTTGACCAGAACGTGATCGAGAGCGAGGCAAAGCGCGAGTTTGTCGTTTCCGCGCCGGAGGCAGGCACGGTTACCGCCGTGATAGCGCAGCCTGGGCAGACCGTGGACACCACGCAGCCAGTCGTAAGCATCGTGCCTGAAAGTGCGCACTGGCGGGCGTATCTGTTTGTACCGAGTGCAGCTATCGGTTTTGTGCGCGTGGGCGACCCCGTGTTGCTCCGCTATCAGGCATTCCCGTATCAGAAGTTTGGACAATATCGGGCGAACATAGTCGCCATCGCGCGAACCGCGCTGTCTACCGCCGAACTTGGAACCAGTGGCATCCAGAGTGCCGGTGACCGCACCTACTACCGGATCACCGTTGCACTGAAATC
This region includes:
- a CDS encoding HlyD family secretion protein encodes the protein MPQQSTLFRTEAEDEQRIRIFGEIILIRPLSFTVLTAIALPMAICVILFFVFGTYTRRISVEGVVTPDEGMVKMYPRQAGVVLKLNVSEGQSVDAGESLYTISTDLRSTAEGDTQAALIQGALQRKESLQQEIDKTRILQADERATLQSKIISLRAELVGVESQLVAQRTRTSLAADATTRYENLLSKDYISKDQAQQREADLLDQQSKLESLERDRTGLMQSLQEANSNLAESTLQHQNQIAQMQREVIGVDQNVIESEAKREFVVSAPEAGTVTAVIAQPGQTVDTTQPVVSIVPESAHWRAYLFVPSAAIGFVRVGDPVLLRYQAFPYQKFGQYRANIVAIARTALSTAELGTSGIQSAGDRTYYRITVALKSQTVTAYGKPQPLEAGMTLQADILQERRRLYEWVLEPLYSMTGKL